Proteins from one Flammeovirgaceae bacterium genomic window:
- a CDS encoding PspC domain-containing protein, protein MAKRLVKGEKKLFGVCSGLANYLDVDPTLVRALFIIAVLMAGTGVLAYIVLALIMPDK, encoded by the coding sequence ATGGCAAAACGATTGGTAAAAGGGGAAAAGAAACTATTTGGGGTTTGCAGCGGGCTGGCCAACTATCTTGATGTTGACCCAACGCTGGTGAGGGCATTGTTCATTATTGCCGTATTGATGGCGGGAACAGGGGTGCTGGCCTACATTGTGCTGGCACTTATTATGCCCGATAAGTAA
- a CDS encoding S9 family peptidase encodes MRIIFLYLLIFLGTASFAQKAASPAKKALDHTVYDSWKEITYDELTPDGSHAAFTVNPQDGDGKVVFLNLKTHAQDSVHRAENITLTYDSKYAIFKIKPQQNRVKDLRRQKKKKEELPKDSLGIYSFQARKAGKVANVKSYRVPEKSGGWLAYQLDARKEEKDKTGSPDTNKPKKAKKNNDDNGYTLVVRNLANGHEASFAFVTDYQFAKYGQGLLFSTTGNDSTLHPGVYWYNLETETPKALYEGHSKFKYKGLSINEGGDQSAFLVDADTTKALIHHYRLYHWKKGDATSRLLNVEADAHFPKGWLVSENHTPLFSKNGDRLFLGTAPIPVVQDTTLLPEEIVKVEVWNTEDPYIYPMQNVQLESEKKRSYLAAIDLGTGGFAQLGTEDIPTVVTGDEGNAKVLLGKTNVPYRKAITWEGNVAQDLYVFHLPEGTKKKVATAVKGQADLSPKANYVYWYSDPDTAWFSYSVKTEKTANLTGGLDVTFADELDDHPDYPGQYGAAGWTANDELFIAYDRYDLWALDPENKKAPVNLTKIGRQQKVVFRYVKLDPEERSIDPGKDLLLSAFDETTKASGYYTLSLKNGKLTKRIMEDYRFEDVKKARQADQLLFTRQSFREFPDLWTTSGLRFSGTQKISDANPQMKNYFWGNVELVKWNSLDNIPLEGLLYKPEGFDPNKKYPMIVYFYERNSDNLHDYTPPTPLRSTINRTTYVSDGYLVFVPDIVYKIGFPGESAFNCIMSGVNSLIDKGFVDEKNIGVQGHSWGGYQTAYLVTRTNLFKAAEAGAIVSNMTSAYGGIRWGSGMSRMFQYERTQSRIGGTLWEKPLLYIENSPLFFADKIETPLLLLHNDADTAVPWYQGIEMYMALRRLGKPAWMLNYNGEPHWPVKRENRMDFQVRMKQFFDHYLKGAQEPTWMKDGIPAIEKGIKTGY; translated from the coding sequence ATGCGGATCATTTTCCTATACTTATTGATTTTCCTGGGTACGGCCTCCTTTGCCCAAAAGGCAGCTTCCCCGGCCAAAAAGGCCCTGGACCATACCGTGTACGACAGTTGGAAGGAGATCACCTATGACGAACTGACCCCCGATGGCAGCCATGCAGCCTTTACCGTAAACCCCCAGGATGGGGACGGCAAAGTCGTGTTCCTCAACCTCAAAACCCATGCGCAGGATTCCGTGCACCGGGCAGAAAACATCACCCTTACCTACGACAGCAAGTATGCTATCTTCAAAATAAAGCCCCAACAAAACCGGGTAAAGGACCTTCGCAGGCAGAAGAAAAAAAAGGAGGAATTACCGAAAGACTCGTTGGGCATTTACTCCTTCCAAGCCCGTAAGGCCGGGAAGGTCGCGAATGTAAAATCATACCGTGTTCCGGAAAAATCCGGTGGATGGCTGGCCTACCAACTGGATGCCAGGAAGGAGGAAAAGGACAAAACGGGAAGCCCGGACACTAACAAGCCGAAGAAAGCGAAGAAGAACAATGATGACAATGGCTATACGCTCGTGGTCCGAAACCTGGCCAACGGCCACGAGGCGTCTTTTGCGTTCGTTACGGATTATCAGTTTGCAAAATATGGGCAAGGGCTGCTCTTCTCCACTACAGGAAACGACTCTACCCTTCATCCGGGGGTATATTGGTACAACCTTGAAACCGAAACGCCAAAGGCATTGTACGAAGGCCATTCAAAATTCAAATACAAAGGCCTTTCCATCAACGAAGGGGGCGACCAATCTGCCTTTCTGGTGGATGCCGATACCACAAAAGCGCTGATCCACCACTACCGGCTTTATCATTGGAAAAAGGGTGATGCCACATCACGCCTGCTTAACGTAGAAGCCGATGCCCACTTTCCCAAGGGCTGGTTGGTAAGCGAAAACCATACCCCGCTCTTTTCAAAAAACGGGGATAGGCTTTTTTTGGGCACCGCCCCAATACCGGTAGTGCAGGACACCACTTTGCTCCCCGAGGAAATCGTAAAGGTGGAAGTCTGGAACACCGAAGACCCTTACATCTACCCCATGCAAAACGTTCAGTTGGAATCCGAAAAGAAACGCTCCTACCTGGCGGCCATAGACCTGGGCACTGGCGGGTTTGCCCAGTTGGGGACCGAAGACATCCCCACGGTAGTCACCGGTGACGAAGGCAACGCCAAGGTGCTGCTGGGAAAGACCAATGTGCCCTACCGCAAGGCCATCACCTGGGAGGGCAACGTGGCCCAGGACCTCTACGTCTTCCACCTGCCGGAGGGCACCAAAAAGAAAGTGGCGACAGCAGTCAAGGGGCAGGCCGACCTCTCCCCCAAGGCCAACTATGTGTATTGGTATAGCGATCCGGACACGGCCTGGTTTTCCTATTCGGTAAAAACGGAAAAGACGGCCAACCTGACCGGAGGGCTGGACGTAACTTTTGCCGATGAGTTGGATGACCATCCCGACTACCCGGGACAGTATGGTGCGGCCGGTTGGACGGCCAATGACGAACTATTTATCGCCTACGACCGCTACGACCTATGGGCCCTTGACCCGGAAAACAAAAAGGCACCGGTGAACCTGACAAAAATCGGCCGGCAGCAAAAGGTGGTGTTCCGCTATGTGAAATTGGACCCTGAGGAACGATCCATTGATCCTGGCAAAGACCTGCTGCTTTCCGCTTTTGATGAAACCACCAAGGCATCCGGCTACTACACCCTTTCCTTAAAAAACGGCAAATTGACCAAGAGGATAATGGAAGATTACCGCTTCGAGGATGTGAAGAAAGCCAGGCAGGCCGATCAACTGTTGTTTACGCGCCAGTCCTTCCGGGAATTCCCCGACCTTTGGACGACCTCCGGCCTAAGGTTTTCAGGTACCCAAAAAATCAGCGATGCCAACCCCCAGATGAAAAACTATTTTTGGGGTAATGTGGAATTGGTAAAATGGAATTCTTTGGACAACATTCCACTGGAAGGGTTGTTGTACAAGCCCGAAGGGTTTGACCCTAATAAGAAGTACCCCATGATCGTTTACTTCTATGAAAGGAACAGCGACAACCTTCACGATTACACCCCACCTACCCCACTGCGGTCAACCATCAACAGGACCACCTACGTAAGCGATGGCTATCTCGTATTCGTGCCCGATATTGTTTACAAAATCGGGTTTCCCGGGGAAAGTGCCTTCAACTGCATTATGTCGGGCGTCAACAGCCTGATCGACAAAGGTTTTGTGGACGAAAAAAACATTGGGGTACAGGGCCACAGCTGGGGAGGCTACCAAACGGCCTACCTGGTAACGCGCACCAACCTTTTCAAAGCGGCAGAGGCCGGGGCCATCGTTTCCAATATGACAAGTGCCTATGGTGGCATACGATGGGGCAGTGGGATGAGCCGCATGTTCCAATACGAAAGGACACAAAGCCGCATTGGCGGCACGCTGTGGGAAAAGCCCCTTTTGTACATCGAAAACTCCCCCTTGTTTTTTGCCGACAAGATAGAAACCCCGTTGTTGCTTTTGCACAACGATGCCGATACCGCTGTGCCCTGGTACCAGGGGATAGAAATGTACATGGCCTTGCGCAGGCTCGGCAAGCCTGCCTGGATGCTCAATTACAATGGCGAGCCACACTGGCCGGTAAAGCGTGAAAACAGGATGGACTTCCAGGTCCGCATGAAGCAGTTCTTTGACCATTATTTAAAAGGCGCACAGGAGCCCACCTGGATGAAAGACGGCATACCCGCCATTGAAAAAGGCATAAAAACCGGCTATTGA
- a CDS encoding amidase gives MIKVVPCLLLVWVCVSCQPTPTADQSTETFRFEEFDIQQLQEGYAAGKYTIQEVVQAYLDRIEAIDRKGLQLNSIIQVNPDAMGIARELDNEQKSGKSRGPLHGVPVVLKDNIDTHDKMATTAGSRALLGSHPLQDSFVAMKLREAGAVIIGKANLSEWANFRGDMSSSGWSGAGGQTKNPYDVTRNPCGSSAGSGVAVSANLTMLAIGTETNGSIVCPSTANGIVGIKPTVGLVGRSGIIPISFTQDTAGPMARTVRDAAICLGALAGIDPDDAKTQVRERKEYKDYTQFLHADGLKGKRIGFYTAPMGRNPKVDKIMNEAVEYIKAQGAEVIEVKEIAASEVGRLSFEVMLFEYKDGLNKYFKSLGPGAKIKNLEGLIAFNKSDSIELGHYGQEYLEMALEKPGLDSDEYKEVLEKMLRGSREEGMDRVMDGQKLDAIIAPTGGPAWKTDWTNGDSGHLGSSSPAARSGYPSITVPMGFIEGLPVGISFFGRAWSEPVLLEMAYAYEQGTKHRRAPRFLTSNY, from the coding sequence ATGATTAAAGTTGTTCCTTGCCTTTTACTGGTGTGGGTTTGTGTTTCCTGTCAACCCACCCCCACCGCTGACCAATCAACAGAAACGTTCCGCTTTGAGGAGTTTGACATCCAACAATTGCAGGAAGGGTACGCTGCGGGCAAATACACCATCCAGGAGGTAGTGCAGGCCTACCTTGACAGGATTGAAGCAATCGACAGGAAGGGGCTACAATTAAATTCGATCATCCAGGTAAACCCCGATGCGATGGGGATTGCCAGGGAGTTGGACAATGAACAGAAGAGCGGGAAATCCCGCGGGCCGCTGCACGGTGTGCCAGTGGTTTTAAAAGACAACATCGACACACATGATAAAATGGCCACTACTGCAGGGTCGCGTGCACTCCTCGGCTCACACCCCTTGCAGGATAGTTTTGTGGCTATGAAATTGAGGGAGGCAGGCGCGGTGATCATAGGGAAGGCCAACCTAAGCGAGTGGGCCAACTTCAGGGGCGACATGTCATCGAGTGGCTGGAGCGGGGCGGGTGGCCAAACCAAAAACCCCTATGACGTCACGCGCAACCCATGTGGGTCGAGCGCTGGCTCCGGTGTGGCCGTGTCGGCAAACCTCACCATGCTGGCCATCGGCACCGAAACGAACGGGTCGATTGTATGCCCTTCCACCGCAAATGGTATTGTGGGCATTAAGCCTACCGTGGGGTTGGTGGGCAGGTCTGGGATTATCCCTATTTCTTTTACACAAGATACGGCAGGCCCCATGGCACGTACGGTAAGGGATGCGGCCATTTGCCTGGGTGCATTGGCAGGCATTGACCCCGATGATGCCAAAACACAAGTACGGGAAAGAAAGGAATATAAAGACTATACCCAGTTCTTGCATGCCGATGGGCTAAAGGGAAAAAGGATAGGATTCTATACAGCCCCCATGGGTAGGAACCCAAAAGTGGACAAAATAATGAACGAGGCAGTGGAGTACATCAAGGCACAGGGGGCAGAGGTCATCGAAGTAAAGGAAATTGCGGCAAGCGAGGTGGGCAGGTTGTCCTTTGAAGTAATGTTGTTTGAATACAAAGATGGGCTGAACAAATATTTTAAGTCGTTGGGGCCGGGTGCAAAAATCAAAAACCTTGAAGGTTTGATAGCCTTTAACAAATCGGATTCCATTGAACTCGGGCATTACGGCCAGGAATATTTGGAAATGGCATTGGAAAAGCCCGGCCTGGACTCCGATGAATATAAGGAGGTGCTGGAAAAGATGCTGCGCGGAAGCAGGGAAGAAGGCATGGACAGGGTAATGGACGGGCAAAAACTTGATGCGATCATCGCGCCTACCGGTGGACCGGCCTGGAAGACGGACTGGACCAATGGCGACTCGGGGCATTTGGGCAGCTCTTCGCCAGCGGCACGCTCCGGGTACCCCAGCATAACCGTCCCGATGGGGTTTATCGAAGGGCTTCCTGTAGGGATTTCATTTTTTGGAAGGGCATGGAGCGAGCCGGTATTGCTGGAGATGGCCTATGCTTACGAACAAGGCACGAAGCACCGCAGGGCACCACGCTTCCTGACATCCAATTACTAG